In Phormidium yuhuli AB48, one genomic interval encodes:
- a CDS encoding trifunctional serine/threonine-protein kinase/ATP-binding protein/sensor histidine kinase gives MTHSANSSSLPVHEMPGYTIVERIYMGARTAVYRALHNDHQRSVIIKVLQLEYPTFGELMQFRNQYVITKNLPIPGIVQPLALERLGNSYALIMEDENGLSLSQYLQQQSLELEEILEIALQLANILHDLQQHRVIHKDIKPANILIHPERKTVKLIDFSIASLLPKETQEIQSPNILEGTLAYLAPEQTGRMNRGIDYRADFYALGVTLYQLLSGQLPFQSNDPMELVHDHIAKSPKPLAQVNPAVPAVVAAIVAKLMAKNAEDRYQNALGLQYDLQHCLTQWRQTGEILEFELGERDISDRFLIPEKLYGRDAEVQTLLEAFERVAGSLTSNIQHSVSELMLVAGFSGIGKTAVVNEIYKPVTRQKGYFIKGKFDQFNRNIPLSAFAQALRDLMGQLLSESDAQLAQWKAEILKAVGENGQILIEVIPELERVIGQQPPAPELSGSAIQNRFNLLFQNFIQVFTTAVHPLVIFLDDLQWADSASLQLLKVLLDDNGHLLVLGAYRDNEVSPTHPLMLTLEELEKANLIVNTLTLAPLSLENTNHLVADTLKCTRERATTLTELVNRKTKGNPFFTTQFLKVLHEESCILFDYTQGYWNYDIAQVNALALTDDVVEFVASQLQKLSAETQQVLQLAACIGNQFDLETLAIVAEQPLAETAVVLWEALQEGLICPLNQAYKSFQLEEVKQLNPQGDIKPIYRFLHDRIQQASYSLIPNEQRQLTHYKIGKLLLQSTPSSKLEENIFNIVSHLNQGSELIESKKERCQVSKLNLMAGERALAATAYSSASKYLENGIKLLGPNCWKEEYQLTLSLYNSTIKAEYLTVNYPRANRLSNFVLERATSILDCVKVYELQIQMYMAQSEMLEALAVGELALELLGVDLNNSPAASDIYLPELSEIESLPVMQDPHHMAIMSILMAIFSPAYTAKPELLSPIVLTAIELSLKQGHTSLTAFAYVLYGILQCGVEKNLDKGYYCGLLALNVLERFSARELECKVVNLFNVFIKPWKTSVAESIEPLERASQVGFEMGDIEYASYASTHHCTFKVLAGRPLVEIQKKQNTTIQLVASVKQDHSLYHTTIWHQLVLNLLKNIKTPERLLGDCFDESKLLGDFCSGSDKSLPFTAYLAKCILSYLFGDYSLALESALNSKNYADSAIGVTIAIHNFYYSLCLLSNASALINADSPFRTEDKQSLLGQVEFNQENMQKWAISAPENFRHKFNLVAAEKSRILGQKVEAIDLYDLAIAGAKANGYVQEEALANELAAKFYLDWGKEKFAASYIQEAYYSYAYWGAKAKVADLERRYPQLLQPILQPVLQPFNLLNTVSTISRRMVMSSSGSSQGSSSSLNQALDLGSVIKASQALSGTLELDELLSQLTQIILQNSGGDRCTLIIPTDAGEWQVRAITTLETVHLCAEAIAHSPNLPLKLIQYVKNTQEVVTIDNLVTDLPVLDQYLETEKPKSVLGLPILTQGRCLGILYLQNQLSSGVFTPERMTVLNFLCTQAAISLENARLYQRVQQSLTELQEAQLQLVQSEKMSALGGLVSGVAHEINNPVGCILGNVGATEDYVQDLLGLLDLYGEAFPEPGEEIEAELEAVELDYVRQDLPQLIRAMRDSGDRIKSISKSLRTFSRKDTDSKQPFDIHEGLDSTLLILRHRLKANEHRPEIEVVKDYGNLPPINCFPGQLNQVFMNLLANAIDVFDEMAQESSFAALKEKTQRITLITRQVDNEVTLTIADNGSGIPEEIQPQIFDHLFTTKAVGKGTGLGLAIARQIVVDVHRGQLNVNSQVDQGTEFIISLPHQNNPDSYKRTRQST, from the coding sequence ATGACCCATTCCGCAAATTCTTCATCCCTTCCAGTTCACGAAATGCCCGGATACACTATTGTTGAACGGATTTACATGGGAGCTCGTACCGCTGTCTATCGGGCGTTGCACAACGACCATCAGCGTTCAGTTATCATTAAAGTGCTCCAGTTAGAATATCCAACCTTTGGGGAGTTGATGCAGTTTCGCAATCAGTATGTGATCACCAAAAATCTTCCTATTCCAGGGATTGTTCAACCCTTGGCCTTAGAACGCCTAGGTAATAGCTATGCCCTAATTATGGAAGATGAGAATGGCTTGTCCTTAAGTCAGTATCTTCAGCAACAGTCACTCGAACTGGAAGAAATTTTGGAGATTGCCCTGCAACTAGCGAATATCCTCCATGACCTACAGCAGCATCGCGTTATTCACAAAGACATCAAGCCGGCTAATATCCTCATTCACCCAGAACGCAAAACCGTCAAGCTCATCGACTTTAGTATTGCCTCATTGTTACCCAAGGAAACCCAAGAGATTCAAAGCCCCAACATTTTAGAAGGCACTTTAGCCTACTTAGCTCCCGAGCAAACCGGACGCATGAATCGTGGCATTGATTATCGTGCAGACTTTTACGCCTTGGGTGTAACTTTGTACCAACTTTTGAGTGGTCAGTTACCCTTCCAATCCAACGATCCGATGGAATTAGTGCATGATCACATTGCCAAATCCCCAAAACCCTTAGCTCAGGTGAACCCAGCCGTCCCAGCAGTCGTGGCAGCCATCGTCGCCAAGCTGATGGCTAAGAATGCTGAAGACCGGTATCAAAATGCCTTGGGACTCCAGTATGATTTGCAGCATTGTTTAACCCAGTGGCGGCAGACTGGTGAAATATTAGAGTTTGAATTAGGTGAGCGGGATATCAGCGATCGCTTCCTCATCCCTGAGAAGCTGTATGGCCGGGACGCTGAAGTGCAAACCCTGTTAGAGGCCTTTGAGCGCGTTGCGGGCAGTCTAACATCCAATATCCAACATTCAGTATCCGAACTAATGCTAGTGGCCGGCTTCTCTGGCATTGGCAAGACTGCTGTAGTGAATGAAATCTATAAACCAGTTACTCGGCAGAAAGGTTACTTCATCAAAGGCAAATTTGACCAATTCAATCGCAACATTCCTTTATCGGCTTTTGCCCAAGCCTTGCGGGATTTGATGGGACAATTGCTCTCAGAATCTGATGCTCAATTAGCCCAATGGAAAGCTGAAATTCTCAAAGCAGTGGGTGAAAATGGGCAAATCTTGATTGAGGTAATTCCAGAGCTAGAACGGGTTATTGGTCAGCAGCCCCCTGCCCCTGAACTATCTGGGAGTGCGATCCAAAATCGCTTTAACTTGCTGTTCCAAAACTTCATCCAGGTTTTCACCACTGCCGTCCATCCCTTAGTTATATTTTTAGATGATTTACAGTGGGCTGATTCAGCTTCACTCCAGTTGCTTAAAGTGTTACTGGATGACAACGGTCACTTACTTGTGTTGGGAGCTTATCGAGATAATGAAGTTTCGCCTACCCACCCGTTAATGCTAACGCTAGAGGAACTGGAAAAAGCAAATTTGATTGTCAATACCCTTACTCTCGCTCCGCTAAGCCTGGAAAACACAAATCATCTAGTTGCTGACACTCTCAAGTGTACTAGAGAACGGGCGACTACCCTGACGGAACTCGTAAATCGTAAAACCAAGGGCAATCCCTTTTTTACAACTCAATTTCTCAAGGTATTACATGAAGAAAGCTGTATCCTATTTGATTACACGCAGGGATATTGGAATTATGATATCGCCCAAGTCAATGCCCTAGCTCTCACGGATGATGTGGTGGAGTTTGTTGCATCACAATTGCAGAAGCTATCGGCGGAAACTCAACAAGTATTACAACTAGCAGCTTGCATTGGGAATCAGTTTGATCTAGAAACCTTGGCGATCGTGGCAGAACAGCCCCTGGCAGAAACGGCAGTGGTACTGTGGGAGGCATTACAAGAAGGCTTGATTTGCCCTCTAAACCAAGCCTATAAGTCCTTTCAGTTAGAAGAAGTAAAACAACTCAATCCCCAGGGCGACATCAAGCCTATTTATCGTTTCTTGCATGATCGTATTCAGCAGGCTTCTTATTCTTTAATTCCCAATGAGCAAAGACAGCTAACTCACTACAAAATTGGCAAACTATTGTTGCAGAGTACACCCTCTAGCAAGCTAGAAGAAAATATCTTTAACATTGTCAGTCACTTAAATCAAGGTTCTGAGCTAATTGAATCTAAGAAAGAAAGATGTCAAGTATCTAAATTGAATCTTATGGCTGGGGAAAGGGCACTAGCCGCAACAGCGTATTCCAGTGCTAGTAAGTACCTTGAAAATGGAATAAAACTCTTGGGACCTAATTGCTGGAAAGAGGAATATCAATTAACACTATCTCTTTATAATTCAACTATCAAAGCAGAATACCTTACTGTTAATTACCCTCGTGCTAACAGGCTGTCTAATTTTGTTTTAGAACGGGCAACTAGCATTCTTGATTGCGTCAAAGTTTACGAACTGCAAATTCAAATGTATATGGCACAGTCAGAAATGCTGGAAGCACTGGCTGTGGGAGAGTTAGCCTTAGAACTTCTGGGCGTTGATTTAAATAATTCTCCAGCAGCTTCGGATATTTACTTGCCAGAGCTATCTGAAATAGAATCATTACCGGTGATGCAAGATCCTCATCACATGGCTATAATGTCTATACTGATGGCAATTTTCTCGCCAGCTTATACAGCTAAACCAGAACTTTTATCGCCAATTGTCCTGACAGCAATTGAACTAAGTTTAAAACAGGGACACACGTCACTGACTGCATTCGCCTACGTGTTGTATGGCATATTACAGTGTGGAGTTGAGAAGAACTTAGATAAAGGTTACTACTGTGGCTTACTGGCATTGAACGTGTTGGAGCGATTCTCCGCGCGGGAATTAGAATGCAAGGTTGTCAATTTGTTTAATGTTTTCATTAAGCCTTGGAAAACTTCTGTTGCTGAAAGTATAGAACCCTTAGAGAGGGCTAGTCAGGTCGGTTTTGAGATGGGGGATATTGAATATGCTAGTTATGCAAGCACTCATCACTGTACTTTCAAGGTTTTAGCTGGAAGACCTCTAGTTGAAATACAGAAAAAGCAAAATACGACAATCCAGCTGGTTGCGAGTGTCAAGCAGGATCATTCATTATATCACACAACAATTTGGCATCAACTTGTTTTGAATTTGCTAAAAAATATAAAAACTCCAGAGCGGCTTTTAGGAGATTGTTTTGACGAGTCTAAATTATTGGGTGATTTCTGTTCAGGCAGCGATAAATCCCTGCCATTTACGGCCTATTTAGCAAAATGTATTTTGAGCTATTTGTTTGGTGATTATTCGCTGGCCCTTGAATCTGCATTAAATTCGAAAAACTATGCTGATTCTGCCATTGGAGTAACTATTGCAATCCACAATTTTTATTACTCTCTTTGTTTGTTGTCGAATGCCTCTGCTTTGATCAATGCTGATTCACCCTTTAGAACAGAAGACAAACAAAGTCTATTGGGTCAAGTGGAGTTCAATCAGGAAAACATGCAAAAATGGGCGATTAGTGCTCCTGAAAATTTTCGTCATAAATTCAATTTAGTTGCGGCAGAAAAATCTCGTATATTGGGGCAAAAAGTAGAAGCCATTGATTTATATGATCTTGCTATTGCCGGGGCAAAAGCAAATGGCTATGTTCAAGAAGAAGCCCTCGCCAACGAACTTGCGGCAAAGTTTTACCTCGATTGGGGCAAAGAAAAATTTGCTGCTAGCTACATACAAGAAGCCTACTATAGTTATGCCTATTGGGGAGCGAAAGCTAAAGTCGCCGACCTAGAGCGACGCTACCCCCAACTCCTGCAACCTATTCTGCAACCAGTCCTCCAACCCTTTAATCTGTTGAATACTGTCAGCACCATCTCCAGGAGAATGGTTATGAGTAGTAGCGGATCCTCACAGGGGAGCAGCTCTAGTCTTAACCAGGCCTTAGACTTGGGCAGTGTGATCAAGGCATCTCAAGCGCTTTCAGGAACCTTAGAACTGGATGAGTTACTCAGTCAGCTGACGCAAATTATTCTGCAAAACTCTGGGGGCGATCGCTGTACCTTAATCATTCCCACGGATGCGGGTGAATGGCAAGTCCGAGCCATCACCACTCTTGAGACGGTTCATCTCTGTGCAGAGGCGATCGCCCACAGTCCTAATCTACCCCTGAAACTAATTCAGTATGTCAAAAACACGCAAGAGGTTGTGACAATTGATAACCTCGTCACCGACTTACCGGTTTTAGATCAGTATCTAGAAACTGAAAAACCTAAGAGCGTACTCGGTTTGCCCATCCTGACTCAAGGGCGTTGTCTGGGAATTTTATATCTACAGAATCAGCTCAGTTCTGGGGTGTTCACCCCGGAACGCATGACTGTTCTCAATTTCCTTTGCACCCAAGCCGCAATTTCCCTAGAAAATGCTCGACTCTACCAACGAGTGCAACAGTCTCTGACAGAGTTACAAGAAGCCCAACTCCAGTTAGTCCAGAGTGAAAAAATGTCCGCCCTGGGAGGCTTAGTCTCTGGGGTAGCCCATGAGATTAATAATCCCGTGGGTTGTATTCTGGGGAATGTGGGAGCTACGGAAGACTATGTACAGGATTTATTGGGATTGCTTGACTTATATGGAGAAGCATTCCCGGAACCCGGAGAGGAGATTGAGGCAGAACTAGAGGCGGTGGAGTTAGACTATGTGCGGCAGGATTTACCCCAGTTGATTCGGGCGATGCGGGATAGTGGCGATCGCATTAAATCCATCAGCAAAAGTTTACGCACCTTCTCCCGGAAAGATACGGATTCCAAGCAGCCCTTTGATATCCATGAAGGACTCGATAGTACCCTCCTGATTTTACGCCACCGCCTCAAAGCCAATGAGCATCGACCTGAGATTGAGGTGGTCAAAGATTATGGCAATCTGCCCCCTATCAATTGTTTTCCGGGGCAACTCAATCAGGTGTTTATGAATCTTCTCGCCAATGCCATTGATGTCTTTGATGAGATGGCACAAGAATCATCCTTTGCTGCCCTGAAAGAGAAAACCCAGCGGATTACCCTGATAACTCGACAAGTTGACAATGAGGTAACCCTGACCATTGCTGATAATGGCTCAGGGATTCCCGAGGAGATTCAACCCCAAATTTTTGACCATTTGTTTACGACCAAAGCTGTGGGAAAAGGGACCGGGCTGGGTTTGGCGATCGCCCGTCAAATTGTTGTAGATGTTCACAGGGGTCAATTAAACGTCAATTCACAAGTCGATCAAGGAACTGAATTTATTATCAGCCTGCCCCATCAAAACAATCCAGACTCATACAAGCGTACTAGACAGTCTACATGA